From Thermogemmata fonticola, one genomic window encodes:
- a CDS encoding Rieske (2Fe-2S) protein, whose product MPQRVTIGKVGDIPPGGSVVVTWNNKDIAVFHVDGAYYAIDDTCPHQGASLSGGHIEDGCVVCPWHAWRFRLADGAWADNPRVKTGWYPVHVVGDEIQLEVPD is encoded by the coding sequence GTGCCGCAGCGGGTGACAATCGGTAAAGTGGGGGACATTCCACCAGGTGGCAGTGTGGTGGTCACCTGGAACAATAAGGACATCGCAGTTTTTCACGTGGACGGGGCTTATTACGCCATCGATGATACGTGTCCCCATCAGGGGGCGTCGCTGTCCGGCGGCCACATTGAGGATGGCTGCGTGGTTTGTCCCTGGCATGCCTGGCGCTTCCGGTTGGCCGATGGAGCCTGGGCCGACAATCCCCGCGTCAAAACCGGATGGTATCCCGTCCACGTCGTCGGGGATGAAATCCAACTGGAAGTTCCGGACTGA
- a CDS encoding HEAT repeat domain-containing protein — protein MKRWLFRWLFRRGWLLAMGGMAAAAGLAWAQGGRMEAPPPPPKVGDVITLRFHDGRDRTVKVLKSERQPDGSYLSEVRDLKTGEVFNLLDPPSSHLPPQKSSGKLSPGKGGSIPLPPPPPTSNSPSTSGRDKSSRSNRPLLNWFRSGSSDARNERQGTAVDAEKRPGLFQRLFGGRKKDTSLDNPPPPPGLLPPLGAGSSRSNGRSPEKIPVAPGATTLRPPPGNTPAPPSTFPLAMPQRPQVPPSPSPTATPEPPRAQPAIPPAVPSVPPLPSTPATANPLPQPTPSAPAPVPNVPPVPAPSVPTAPVPDVPPIPPITIPVPPGGGLSQGMPKSGIAPASAQHVSTLLAELPPPAARDLQPYAHALQHAVAPSARALAARALADSPHGATPTVKNLLFQVCQRDPAPFVRACCIDELARLGHADPAFLAYLHQAKADGDEQVRLAAQLALQKLAATSPSHR, from the coding sequence ATGAAGCGCTGGTTATTCCGCTGGTTATTCCGACGGGGTTGGTTGCTGGCCATGGGTGGTATGGCGGCGGCAGCGGGTTTGGCTTGGGCCCAGGGCGGGCGTATGGAAGCGCCTCCCCCACCCCCCAAAGTGGGCGACGTGATTACCTTGCGATTCCACGATGGCCGGGATCGCACCGTCAAAGTCCTCAAATCCGAACGGCAGCCCGACGGCTCGTATCTGTCCGAAGTCCGCGACCTCAAGACCGGCGAGGTATTCAATCTGTTGGACCCGCCGAGTTCCCATCTGCCGCCCCAGAAGTCAAGCGGGAAGCTGAGTCCTGGCAAGGGGGGAAGCATTCCTCTGCCGCCCCCGCCTCCGACTTCCAATTCCCCTTCCACTAGCGGGAGGGACAAATCCAGCCGTTCCAATCGGCCGTTGTTGAATTGGTTCCGCTCTGGCAGCTCCGATGCTCGCAATGAACGCCAGGGGACGGCGGTCGATGCGGAGAAGCGGCCCGGCTTGTTCCAACGCCTATTCGGCGGGCGGAAGAAGGACACCTCCTTGGACAATCCGCCTCCCCCACCGGGTTTGCTTCCGCCTCTGGGCGCCGGCAGCTCGCGTTCCAACGGACGTTCCCCGGAGAAAATCCCGGTAGCACCAGGCGCTACCACTCTCCGGCCGCCGCCTGGCAACACCCCTGCACCACCCTCGACGTTCCCCTTGGCCATGCCCCAGCGCCCGCAGGTGCCGCCTTCTCCTTCTCCAACCGCGACGCCGGAACCGCCACGTGCCCAACCGGCGATACCACCCGCCGTACCGTCCGTTCCTCCCCTGCCCTCCACCCCCGCGACGGCCAATCCGCTCCCCCAACCCACACCTTCTGCTCCGGCGCCGGTTCCGAATGTTCCTCCCGTGCCGGCTCCCAGCGTTCCGACCGCTCCGGTGCCGGATGTCCCCCCCATTCCGCCGATCACGATTCCTGTGCCTCCTGGCGGCGGCCTGTCACAAGGGATGCCGAAGAGCGGTATTGCTCCGGCCAGTGCCCAGCACGTAAGCACGCTTTTGGCTGAGCTTCCGCCGCCGGCTGCACGAGACCTGCAACCCTATGCCCACGCCCTGCAACACGCTGTAGCACCCAGTGCCCGTGCTCTGGCAGCTCGCGCTCTGGCCGACAGCCCTCATGGCGCGACACCGACAGTCAAAAACCTCCTGTTTCAGGTGTGCCAAAGGGACCCGGCACCGTTCGTACGCGCCTGCTGTATCGATGAACTCGCCCGCCTCGGCCACGCGGACCCGGCCTTCCTGGCCTACCTGCACCAGGCCAAGGCAGATGGCGACGAACAAGTCCGCTTGGCGGCTCAACTCGCCCTCCAGAAATTGGCCGCAACTTCTCCATCCCACCGCTAA
- a CDS encoding spermidine synthase: MLPALYAATLFVGAATLFLVQPLIGKLLLPLLGGPPGVWNTCMVFFQFLLLAGYLYAHHSIRAFGVRRQIALHAVLLLFVLAFFLGAVFLSGTPVPVWAAILPEDQDYPILPLVVLLAMAVGAPFFLLSTSSPVLQRWYAATDHHTARDPYFLYAASNAGSLVGLLGYPLILEPALTLQQQQWVFLGGTVLYMLLVVGCAGVVLGRRRGAGEGLAGLPLDPKAAGAATPPLPRPRLLRWVFLAALPSCLLLGVTTHVSTDLAPVPLLWAVPLALYLLSFIVVFSRWPLTLHRLIGRITPALLLFVVLTLLLQASEPFWLVVLLHLGALFGVCLICHGELAWDRPPAEHLTAYYLWMSLGGMLGGVVVALIAPLVFHKLGMVEYPLALLAAALVRPRCMESGTSRPWEGTDLLYVLMLLAMAVALVLGVSNWWEPPHEADPTWYTTYRWVRGGLIFGIPAAAAFALARRPVRYALALGALFLAGTFDRGELGRTLHMERNFFGVVRVTLSPDGHFRRLVHGNTIHGQQRTDDPPERPRPMTYYHAKGPMGHLFQHLPAQRLRRVGVIGLGTGALAAYAQPGQEWTFFEIDPAVVRIAQEYFGFLAACRADRCDIVLGDARRQLQRRQDDTFDLLILDGFCSDAIPIHLLTREAFELYFQKLAPGGVLAVHISNNHLDLPPLVMRIAMDIDSQLAVRYCYDIASDEQRADGKTDSQWMLLAERETDLGVLARSPYWQKVPWTPGPIWRDNFANVLRVWKKRED; this comes from the coding sequence TTGCTTCCCGCCTTGTATGCCGCAACCCTGTTTGTGGGCGCCGCCACGCTCTTTTTGGTGCAACCCCTCATCGGTAAGCTGCTGTTGCCGTTGTTAGGGGGGCCGCCGGGAGTCTGGAACACCTGCATGGTGTTCTTCCAATTTTTGCTCCTGGCAGGCTATTTGTATGCCCACCATTCCATCCGGGCGTTCGGCGTTCGCCGCCAAATCGCCTTGCATGCCGTACTACTGCTGTTCGTTTTGGCCTTTTTCCTCGGTGCGGTCTTTTTGAGCGGAACGCCGGTGCCGGTGTGGGCCGCGATTCTTCCGGAGGATCAGGATTATCCGATCTTGCCGCTGGTAGTGCTTTTGGCCATGGCGGTGGGGGCGCCGTTTTTCCTGTTGAGCACAAGTTCTCCGGTGTTGCAGCGCTGGTATGCCGCCACGGATCACCACACCGCACGAGACCCGTATTTTCTCTACGCGGCCAGCAATGCGGGGAGTCTGGTCGGCCTGCTGGGCTACCCGTTGATTTTGGAACCGGCTTTGACGTTGCAGCAGCAGCAATGGGTCTTCTTGGGCGGCACGGTTCTGTACATGCTGCTGGTGGTCGGCTGCGCGGGTGTGGTGCTGGGACGCCGGCGTGGAGCAGGGGAGGGACTGGCGGGCCTGCCGCTGGACCCTAAGGCGGCGGGTGCTGCTACACCTCCGTTGCCGCGGCCACGCCTGCTGCGCTGGGTGTTTTTGGCTGCGCTGCCCTCCTGCTTGCTGCTGGGCGTGACAACCCACGTTTCGACCGACTTGGCTCCCGTACCTTTGTTGTGGGCGGTGCCACTGGCGTTGTATCTACTCAGCTTCATCGTCGTTTTCTCCCGTTGGCCCCTGACGTTACACCGGTTGATCGGGCGGATCACCCCCGCTTTGCTTCTTTTCGTTGTGCTGACCTTGCTGTTGCAAGCCTCGGAGCCGTTTTGGCTGGTCGTGCTGCTTCACTTGGGGGCGCTGTTCGGCGTGTGTCTTATCTGTCATGGGGAGTTAGCCTGGGATCGGCCTCCGGCGGAGCACCTGACGGCTTACTACCTGTGGATGTCGTTGGGGGGGATGTTGGGAGGCGTGGTGGTGGCTTTGATTGCGCCTCTCGTCTTCCACAAGCTGGGGATGGTGGAGTACCCCTTGGCGTTGCTGGCTGCCGCTTTGGTCCGGCCGCGCTGCATGGAGTCTGGCACCTCCCGGCCTTGGGAAGGGACCGATTTGCTCTATGTCCTCATGCTACTGGCGATGGCCGTGGCCCTGGTTCTGGGAGTCTCCAATTGGTGGGAACCGCCTCACGAGGCCGATCCGACCTGGTATACGACCTACCGCTGGGTCCGCGGGGGGCTGATCTTCGGCATTCCGGCAGCGGCAGCATTTGCCCTGGCGCGCCGGCCGGTGCGGTATGCTTTAGCCTTAGGAGCGCTCTTTCTGGCCGGTACGTTCGACCGCGGTGAATTGGGGCGAACGCTCCACATGGAGCGGAACTTTTTCGGGGTGGTGCGCGTTACGCTGTCACCGGATGGACACTTCCGGCGCCTGGTGCACGGCAACACCATCCACGGACAGCAGCGGACCGATGATCCGCCGGAGCGCCCGCGCCCCATGACCTACTATCATGCCAAAGGGCCGATGGGGCATCTGTTCCAGCATCTGCCAGCCCAACGCTTGCGGCGGGTGGGAGTCATCGGCTTGGGAACGGGTGCTCTAGCCGCCTATGCCCAGCCCGGACAGGAATGGACCTTCTTTGAAATCGATCCTGCGGTCGTGCGCATCGCTCAGGAGTATTTCGGTTTCCTCGCTGCCTGCCGGGCCGACCGCTGTGACATCGTCTTGGGAGATGCACGCCGCCAACTCCAACGCCGACAAGATGACACCTTCGACCTGCTCATTCTTGACGGCTTTTGTTCCGACGCCATTCCCATCCACCTGCTGACGCGGGAGGCCTTCGAGCTGTATTTCCAAAAACTCGCTCCAGGGGGTGTGCTTGCCGTTCATATTTCCAACAACCATCTTGATCTGCCGCCATTGGTCATGCGGATCGCTATGGATATCGATTCCCAATTGGCTGTCCGTTACTGCTACGACATTGCCAGTGACGAGCAGCGGGCCGACGGGAAAACCGATTCCCAATGGATGCTCCTGGCCGAACGGGAGACGGACCTGGGCGTGCTTGCCCGCAGTCCCTACTGGCAGAAGGTGCCCTGGACGCCTGGCCCCATCTGGCGCGATAATTTTGCGAATGTCCTGCGGGTCTGGAAGAAACGGGAGGATTGA